In Leptospira harrisiae, a genomic segment contains:
- the pheS gene encoding phenylalanine--tRNA ligase subunit alpha has product MSLSQEIEVLVKEAESVLSSAASEQDLDSLKNQFIGKKGKLTSVLKGLAALSVEEKKTVGKQANEAQSRLESFVETKRTSLKESFYENKLGQEFFDSLRPLAPKERGSLHPISQIQYEIEDIFTSMGFSVMDGPEVETDENNFGALNFTEDHPARDMQDTFYTADGNLLRTHTSAIQVRALRKLKPPFRIIAPGRVFRYEEVDASHENTFYQVEGMVVGENISVAHLIYTMETLLSRVFRKEIKTRLRPGYFPFVEPGFELDINCLVCGGDGCSVCKHSGWLELLPCGLVHPNVLEAAGLDSKKWTGFAFGLGLDRLVMMRYGIHDIRYFQSGNLRFLKQF; this is encoded by the coding sequence ATGAGCCTATCCCAAGAAATCGAAGTTTTAGTCAAAGAAGCAGAATCTGTTTTATCTTCAGCCGCATCCGAACAAGATTTGGATTCTTTAAAAAACCAATTCATTGGTAAAAAAGGAAAACTCACTTCTGTTTTAAAAGGTCTTGCTGCTTTGTCCGTGGAAGAGAAAAAAACGGTGGGGAAACAAGCGAACGAAGCACAAAGCCGACTCGAAAGTTTTGTTGAAACCAAAAGAACTTCTTTAAAAGAAAGTTTTTATGAAAACAAGTTAGGCCAAGAATTTTTTGATAGTTTGCGACCACTGGCGCCCAAAGAAAGAGGAAGCCTTCATCCCATTTCTCAAATCCAATATGAAATCGAAGATATCTTTACTTCTATGGGTTTTTCTGTGATGGATGGGCCGGAAGTAGAAACCGATGAAAACAATTTTGGTGCTCTTAATTTTACCGAAGACCATCCAGCACGTGATATGCAAGATACGTTTTATACGGCCGATGGAAATTTACTCAGAACTCATACTTCCGCCATCCAAGTACGTGCCCTTCGCAAATTAAAACCTCCCTTTCGGATCATTGCTCCGGGTCGTGTGTTTCGCTATGAAGAAGTGGATGCCTCTCACGAAAATACGTTTTACCAAGTAGAAGGGATGGTTGTGGGTGAAAATATTTCAGTGGCTCATTTGATTTATACTATGGAAACACTTCTTTCTCGTGTGTTTCGTAAAGAAATCAAAACAAGGCTAAGACCAGGTTACTTTCCGTTTGTGGAACCAGGGTTTGAACTTGATATCAACTGTTTGGTTTGCGGTGGAGATGGTTGTAGTGTATGCAAACATTCTGGTTGGTTGGAATTACTTCCTTGTGGTCTTGTACATCCCAATGTTTTGGAAGCGGCAGGTCTTGATTCTAAAAAATGGACTGGGTTTGCTTTTGGTCTTGGCCTTGACCGTCTTGTGATGATGCGTTATGGAATCCATGACATCCGGTATTTCCAATCAGGAAATTTAAGGTTTCTTAAACAGTTTTAG
- a CDS encoding thiolase family protein: MDPILLGVADTIESEFDSEIYKNLSPLEKYHSLLFRSVDKLFGFLGTDRSKIAPYLTDFVSIEAQSLGREGYGFTVKDANDLGFGGLACHTVDLGGASVGGAIGQAHTIVKANPYAVVLVAAADIPKSVFKQVSDLKRLTATVCHKDWEMPYGATLIGLYSLLCERMMFDTGVTSEDLEEITKHFRSLAESNPRAFQFQKPLTEKQLKKPLSGVYSTPMIAIVTDHGFATLITSEFMKQKLVENKIIKKDAEHIYLAGSGHSAHAEYFIQKKDLKSPAALACERAVASSGFKRSDIDYAWIYDCFTGMIVHEAGLYFGVPPKETATTLRKGKISNGAKEIPINLGGGILNYQAAMALSGATGLIDIASQYGLAVDPIPKTLETPPRVSLLGGNGGIDSINSVVLFSKEKPKSETREPLALKPLEVNVPNPKVGEKATILTVSTIYFNPGGEKKPPYLIACSAKENGEMVLTNLYGKDGVEIVSKEGLSLGNSKVEFQEIEGKIQAVLLG, from the coding sequence ATGGACCCAATTCTACTCGGTGTCGCTGACACCATCGAATCTGAATTTGATTCGGAAATTTATAAAAATCTCTCTCCTTTAGAAAAATACCACTCCTTACTCTTCCGTTCTGTGGATAAACTCTTTGGTTTTCTCGGAACGGATCGTTCTAAAATTGCACCTTACTTAACTGATTTTGTTTCCATTGAAGCCCAGTCTCTTGGCCGCGAAGGGTATGGATTTACAGTAAAAGATGCCAACGATTTAGGATTTGGTGGACTTGCTTGCCATACTGTAGATTTGGGTGGAGCAAGTGTGGGTGGTGCCATTGGCCAAGCTCATACGATTGTCAAAGCCAATCCTTATGCAGTTGTTCTTGTGGCCGCAGCTGATATTCCAAAATCAGTGTTCAAACAAGTATCGGACTTAAAACGACTGACCGCCACTGTTTGCCACAAAGATTGGGAGATGCCGTATGGGGCAACTCTCATTGGACTTTATTCTTTGTTATGTGAACGAATGATGTTTGATACTGGAGTGACCAGTGAAGATTTAGAAGAAATCACAAAACACTTTCGGTCCCTTGCCGAATCCAATCCCCGAGCTTTCCAATTCCAAAAACCACTCACTGAAAAACAGTTAAAAAAACCCCTTTCTGGAGTTTATAGTACACCGATGATTGCCATTGTCACCGATCATGGATTTGCCACTCTCATCACTTCTGAATTTATGAAACAGAAGTTAGTTGAAAACAAAATCATCAAAAAAGATGCCGAACATATTTACTTAGCAGGTTCCGGACACAGTGCCCATGCGGAATACTTCATACAAAAAAAAGACTTAAAAAGTCCAGCAGCACTTGCTTGTGAAAGAGCTGTGGCCTCTTCTGGATTCAAACGTTCTGATATCGATTACGCTTGGATTTATGATTGTTTTACAGGAATGATTGTCCATGAAGCAGGTTTGTATTTTGGCGTACCACCGAAAGAAACTGCGACAACACTTCGTAAGGGAAAAATCTCCAATGGTGCAAAAGAAATTCCAATCAACCTGGGTGGTGGAATTTTAAACTACCAAGCTGCCATGGCACTTTCCGGAGCGACAGGTCTCATTGACATAGCAAGCCAATATGGCCTTGCCGTTGATCCCATTCCAAAAACACTAGAGACACCACCTAGGGTCAGTTTGCTTGGAGGAAATGGAGGGATTGATAGCATCAATTCCGTAGTTTTATTTTCCAAAGAAAAACCTAAATCAGAAACAAGAGAACCTTTGGCTTTAAAACCTTTGGAGGTCAATGTCCCAAATCCGAAAGTGGGAGAAAAAGCGACCATCCTTACTGTAAGCACCATTTATTTCAATCCAGGTGGAGAAAAAAAACCGCCATACCTCATTGCCTGCTCGGCAAAAGAAAATGGAGAGATGGTTCTTACGAACCTTTATGGAAAAGATGGAGTAGAAATCGTTTCCAAAGAAGGACTCTCTCTTGGAAATTCAAAAGTGGAATTCCAAGAAATCGAAGGAAAAATCCAAGCGGTTCTTTTAGGTTAA
- a CDS encoding LIC_10450 family protein: MTPEKSKYHYIKIESISEIDPIKLSISQIQQRYIDKDNNRYALRFNKETRRIEILKLIGNHFEVVPKSQIHQTAEEPKPNPTPITPQYSQPTTQISEDLKSNPILGKLVGVLGPKTVEKPVEIPKENLNPTGEENLMNEDVDLDIFEGEEPPPLTETPLSHEGLLNTPEPPSPKDPETIDNAEPNLQVGVDSDEKTAFQSIEDFIKLLTTYRERVTAIIRNLQSSRIFELTGDPSENKNIVGNFAREMESQVFEAIDKMVDLHKEMTSYPRPITYYISKAPAEKREEMKFIESDKEKLNRLHLFEMQRHSDTIVKDFKKLSLQLLNILNLKNDIQVKQLQYANQLMYVDAKNASLYFAQDLDKTILDIENWKQSK, encoded by the coding sequence GTGACTCCTGAAAAATCAAAATACCATTATATAAAAATTGAGTCCATTTCAGAAATTGATCCTATCAAATTATCAATTTCTCAAATCCAACAAAGGTATATAGACAAAGATAACAATCGTTATGCGCTACGTTTTAACAAAGAAACACGTAGAATTGAGATTTTAAAACTCATTGGCAATCATTTTGAAGTGGTACCCAAATCACAAATTCATCAAACTGCAGAAGAACCGAAACCAAATCCAACTCCTATCACTCCTCAATATTCTCAACCAACAACCCAAATCTCCGAGGACTTAAAATCCAATCCCATATTAGGAAAGTTAGTTGGTGTTCTTGGCCCGAAAACAGTTGAAAAACCTGTGGAAATTCCTAAAGAGAATTTGAATCCGACTGGGGAAGAAAATCTCATGAACGAGGATGTGGATTTGGATATTTTTGAAGGGGAAGAACCCCCTCCTCTCACTGAAACACCGCTATCTCACGAAGGACTACTCAACACTCCCGAACCACCGAGTCCAAAAGACCCAGAAACTATCGACAATGCAGAACCAAACTTACAAGTTGGTGTTGATTCTGATGAAAAAACAGCATTTCAAAGTATCGAAGATTTTATTAAATTATTAACTACCTACCGAGAAAGAGTCACTGCTATCATACGAAACTTACAATCTTCGAGGATCTTTGAGTTAACGGGAGACCCTTCAGAAAATAAAAATATTGTTGGAAACTTTGCTCGTGAAATGGAATCGCAAGTCTTTGAAGCCATTGATAAAATGGTCGACCTTCACAAAGAAATGACATCGTATCCTCGTCCTATTACGTATTATATCTCAAAAGCACCGGCAGAAAAAAGGGAAGAAATGAAATTTATTGAATCGGATAAAGAAAAATTAAACAGACTCCATCTGTTTGAAATGCAAAGACATTCCGATACTATAGTTAAAGATTTCAAAAAACTTAGTTTGCAATTGTTGAATATTTTAAATCTGAAGAATGATATTCAGGTCAAACAATTACAATATGCAAATCAGTTGATGTATGTAGATGCAAAAAATGCATCCCTTTATTTTGCACAAGATTTGGATAAAACCATACTTGATATTGAGAACTGGAAACAATCGAAATGA
- the rpsT gene encoding 30S ribosomal protein S20 gives MANLKSSKKDIRRTARRKERNGEDRTELRTYARLLLKAIKAGDKTEALTVFSKLASKLDRAAKTKLIHKKNADRKKSRMALRINSIETKAA, from the coding sequence TTGGCTAATTTAAAATCATCTAAAAAAGACATTCGCAGAACCGCTCGTAGAAAAGAGCGAAATGGTGAGGATCGCACTGAATTGCGAACTTATGCTCGCCTCCTTCTCAAAGCAATCAAAGCTGGAGACAAAACAGAAGCTCTTACTGTATTCTCTAAACTTGCATCCAAATTGGACAGAGCTGCAAAAACGAAATTAATTCATAAGAAAAATGCGGATCGTAAAAAATCACGTATGGCACTTCGTATCAACTCCATCGAAACAAAAGCCGCCTAA
- the glmM gene encoding phosphoglucosamine mutase, whose amino-acid sequence MRFTKEYDLSSLMISISGVRGKIGQGFGLEEALAFSKSFASIMNGGTAVIGRDSRPSGPYLESLLTSALLASGNSVLTLGLVPTPTTKAVVNLSKANGGIMISASHNPMDWNAFKFISKKGFFFSAEENTKLLSIIQNGSYSKEQISPKGYIDSGEDYIDLHLSSVLKRVNVAKIKKKKFTVFVDAVGGAGSYVVPKFLQMLGCKVVAHNCNPDGTFPRPPEPTAAALKSVEPYFKKSKAEIGFALDPDADRLVLFSPKRGAVSEEYTLPLALMNVLSMAKKKAKVVVNLSTSFLNEEVGTRFGAEVIRSKVGEANVVEEMIKTKAVFGGEGNGGVIDPTIPSFGRDTLSGIAHILNLMAETGKSVDALLDELPSLFMEKQSFPLAKGMSLESLYEKFQSEFSPKVISEKDGLWMYVSDSWIHIRPSNTEPIFRVITETKSKADLEATLKRVKQCVES is encoded by the coding sequence ATGCGATTTACCAAAGAGTATGATCTGTCCTCACTTATGATTTCTATCTCCGGTGTCCGGGGAAAAATTGGACAAGGATTTGGTTTAGAGGAAGCTTTGGCATTCTCTAAATCTTTTGCTTCTATTATGAATGGTGGGACAGCGGTGATTGGGCGGGACTCAAGACCAAGTGGTCCTTATTTAGAGTCACTTCTCACCTCAGCATTGTTAGCATCCGGGAATTCTGTTTTAACACTGGGGCTTGTTCCCACTCCTACTACCAAAGCAGTTGTGAATCTTTCAAAAGCGAATGGTGGAATTATGATTTCCGCCTCACACAATCCAATGGATTGGAATGCATTTAAATTTATTTCAAAAAAAGGTTTTTTCTTTTCTGCAGAGGAAAACACGAAACTTCTATCCATCATTCAAAATGGATCTTATTCTAAAGAACAAATTTCGCCAAAAGGATATATCGATTCTGGTGAAGATTATATTGATCTACATTTGTCTTCCGTTTTGAAACGAGTGAATGTCGCTAAAATTAAAAAGAAAAAATTCACAGTTTTTGTGGATGCAGTTGGTGGTGCCGGTTCTTATGTAGTTCCTAAATTTTTGCAGATGTTAGGTTGCAAAGTTGTGGCTCACAATTGTAATCCTGATGGAACGTTTCCAAGGCCACCGGAACCTACTGCTGCTGCTTTAAAATCAGTAGAACCATATTTCAAAAAATCCAAAGCAGAGATTGGATTTGCATTGGATCCTGATGCCGATAGACTTGTTTTATTTTCACCTAAACGTGGTGCTGTTTCCGAAGAATACACATTGCCTTTAGCACTCATGAATGTTTTATCAATGGCTAAGAAAAAAGCCAAAGTCGTTGTGAATCTTTCTACCTCTTTTTTAAACGAAGAAGTAGGAACACGATTTGGTGCAGAAGTCATTCGTAGTAAAGTGGGCGAAGCCAATGTCGTGGAAGAAATGATTAAAACCAAAGCTGTGTTTGGTGGGGAAGGGAATGGTGGGGTGATTGATCCAACAATTCCATCATTTGGTCGGGACACTTTGTCCGGAATCGCACATATTTTAAATCTGATGGCTGAAACCGGAAAATCTGTGGATGCCCTCTTGGATGAATTACCTTCTCTTTTTATGGAAAAACAATCCTTTCCTTTGGCAAAGGGAATGTCTTTGGAAAGTCTTTATGAAAAATTCCAGTCAGAATTTTCTCCAAAGGTCATTTCCGAAAAGGACGGACTATGGATGTATGTATCGGATTCTTGGATTCACATACGTCCTTCCAATACAGAACCAATCTTTCGTGTCATTACTGAAACTAAATCCAAAGCTGATTTGGAAGCTACCTTAAAGAGGGTAAAACAATGTGTGGAATCGTAG
- the glmS gene encoding glutamine--fructose-6-phosphate transaminase (isomerizing) has translation MCGIVGYLGKREALPLIIKGLKRLEYRGYDSAGVALLNGGLEIVKKKGKVADLENEIGNRKLVATLGIGHTRWATHGEPNDRNAHPHTSSDGKLAIIHNGIIENYASIKKELEGNGHIFKSDTDSEVLIHLIEEIKKQNNCSIEEAVRLALNEVVGAYAIVILSKENERMMIAARKGSPLVIGIGEEEYFVASDATPIIEYTNNVTYLNDREMAIIKDGSLVVKNLENVTKTPFIQKLELDLEDIEKGGYPHFMLKEIFEQPKSVRDAMRGRLVSREHHLFLSGIDQYLNRFLNADRLILVGCGTSWHAGLIGEYLFEDLARIPTEVEYASEFRYRNPIVTERDVIIAVSQSGETADTLAAIELAKSKGALIFGVCNVVGSSIARASHAGAYLHAGPEIGVASTKAFTSQVSILTMMALYLGLKKGSISLSDYQTLLLELDSIPDKVAKILTKDEEILKIADNFYRASNFLYLGRGFNFPVALEGALKLKEISYIHAEGYPAAEMKHGPIALIDEDMPVVFIATKDGSYEKVISNIQEVKARKGKVIAIVTEGDTDIKSMADFTFEIPRTADALVPLLAVIPLQLLSYHIAILRGCNVDQPRNLAKSVTVE, from the coding sequence ATGTGTGGAATCGTAGGTTATTTAGGAAAAAGAGAGGCACTCCCTCTCATCATCAAAGGTCTCAAACGTCTGGAATATCGTGGATACGATAGTGCCGGTGTTGCTTTGTTAAATGGTGGACTTGAGATTGTTAAAAAGAAAGGCAAAGTTGCCGACCTAGAAAATGAAATCGGTAATCGTAAGTTAGTTGCTACTCTTGGAATTGGACACACCCGTTGGGCCACTCATGGGGAACCTAATGATCGTAATGCACACCCACATACAAGTTCTGATGGTAAATTGGCAATCATCCATAACGGGATCATCGAAAACTATGCATCCATCAAAAAAGAATTAGAAGGCAACGGACATATTTTTAAATCAGATACAGATTCTGAAGTTTTAATCCATTTAATCGAAGAAATCAAAAAACAAAACAATTGTTCCATTGAGGAAGCGGTTCGTCTGGCTCTGAATGAAGTTGTTGGAGCTTATGCCATTGTAATCTTATCGAAAGAAAATGAAAGAATGATGATTGCTGCAAGGAAAGGTTCTCCTCTTGTGATTGGAATTGGTGAAGAGGAATACTTTGTTGCTTCTGATGCAACACCTATCATTGAATATACGAACAATGTGACCTATCTCAATGATAGGGAAATGGCCATCATCAAAGACGGAAGTCTTGTTGTTAAAAATTTAGAAAACGTGACCAAAACTCCATTCATTCAAAAATTAGAATTGGATTTGGAGGACATAGAGAAAGGTGGGTATCCACACTTTATGTTGAAAGAAATTTTTGAACAACCTAAGTCTGTGCGTGATGCCATGCGAGGACGTCTCGTATCTCGGGAACACCATTTGTTCCTGAGTGGGATTGATCAATACTTAAATCGTTTTTTAAATGCAGATCGTTTGATCCTTGTGGGATGTGGAACTTCTTGGCATGCAGGACTCATCGGTGAATATTTATTTGAAGACCTAGCTCGGATTCCTACAGAAGTAGAATACGCATCTGAGTTTCGTTATCGTAATCCGATTGTGACAGAAAGAGATGTGATCATTGCTGTGTCCCAATCGGGAGAAACGGCGGACACACTTGCTGCCATTGAACTTGCAAAATCGAAAGGCGCACTTATCTTTGGAGTTTGTAATGTTGTGGGTTCTTCCATTGCACGTGCGTCTCATGCAGGCGCTTATCTACATGCTGGCCCTGAAATTGGTGTGGCATCTACAAAAGCTTTCACTTCGCAAGTTAGTATCTTAACGATGATGGCCTTGTATCTAGGATTAAAAAAAGGTTCTATTTCTTTGTCGGATTACCAAACTCTTCTTCTCGAATTGGATTCCATTCCGGATAAAGTGGCAAAGATTCTAACTAAAGATGAAGAAATTTTAAAAATTGCTGATAACTTTTATCGTGCGTCTAACTTCCTTTATTTGGGACGCGGTTTTAATTTCCCTGTAGCATTGGAAGGGGCACTGAAACTGAAAGAAATTTCTTATATTCATGCGGAAGGGTATCCTGCTGCGGAAATGAAACATGGGCCGATCGCACTCATTGATGAAGATATGCCTGTTGTGTTCATTGCTACGAAAGATGGATCGTATGAAAAAGTGATCTCCAATATCCAAGAAGTGAAAGCGAGAAAAGGAAAGGTAATTGCCATAGTAACAGAAGGGGATACTGATATAAAATCCATGGCAGATTTTACATTTGAAATTCCAAGGACAGCTGATGCACTTGTTCCTTTACTTGCTGTGATTCCATTACAACTTTTATCCTACCACATAGCAATCCTTAGGGGATGTAATGTGGATCAACCGAGAAACTTGGCGAAATCTGTAACTGTGGAGTAA
- a CDS encoding GlmU family protein, which yields MNLLLDDSKRNPSLEPLSRFHSFFEWNLGGITLLEKLERKYPGAKIFYKGPNIEFEKLIFHRYPHVLPANLSTYDSIYSSDSYLPWELLGTVTSIIEDTLTLEKDWKRFRQKYKAKQSGFHIVGKDKHLYIHPAAVVYPGVVFDTTHGPILIEDGVKISSFSFLEGPLFVGKNTQIDNARITGGCLIGNQCRVGGEVENSILLDYTNKHHEGFLGHSFVSTWVNLGALSTTSDLKNNYGIVKLKIADIIVNTGTIKFGSLIGPFTKLAIGVMSNTGTVFDIASNIVESRIQGYVPPFTWIKLGGRYRLEEFLFDTKKIMARRGMNLFEFEEEYLRKLYGSFAE from the coding sequence GTGAATCTTTTACTTGACGATTCCAAAAGAAATCCGTCTCTTGAACCCTTATCTAGGTTTCATTCATTTTTTGAATGGAATCTTGGTGGTATCACTTTACTTGAAAAATTAGAACGAAAATATCCTGGGGCAAAGATTTTTTACAAAGGTCCCAACATAGAATTTGAAAAACTAATCTTTCATAGGTATCCACATGTTTTACCTGCCAACTTATCTACCTATGATTCAATTTATAGTTCTGATTCTTATTTGCCTTGGGAACTATTAGGAACTGTCACTTCTATCATTGAAGACACTCTCACTTTAGAAAAAGATTGGAAACGGTTTCGCCAAAAATACAAAGCAAAACAATCTGGATTTCATATTGTTGGAAAAGACAAACATCTTTATATCCATCCCGCTGCCGTAGTGTATCCAGGTGTAGTTTTTGATACAACCCATGGACCAATCCTCATTGAAGATGGAGTCAAAATTTCCTCGTTTAGTTTTTTAGAAGGCCCACTTTTTGTGGGAAAAAATACCCAAATCGACAATGCAAGGATCACTGGTGGATGCCTCATTGGAAACCAGTGTAGGGTTGGCGGGGAAGTCGAAAACTCGATTCTTCTGGATTACACCAACAAACACCATGAAGGTTTTCTCGGTCATAGTTTTGTTTCTACTTGGGTAAACTTAGGTGCGTTGTCTACAACCAGTGATTTAAAAAACAATTATGGAATTGTGAAGTTAAAGATTGCTGATATTATTGTGAACACAGGGACAATTAAGTTTGGTTCTCTCATTGGACCATTTACAAAACTTGCGATTGGAGTGATGTCCAACACGGGAACTGTATTTGATATAGCTAGTAATATAGTTGAATCAAGAATCCAAGGTTATGTCCCTCCATTCACTTGGATCAAACTGGGTGGGAGGTATCGATTAGAAGAGTTTCTTTTTGATACTAAAAAAATCATGGCTCGCCGTGGAATGAACCTATTCGAATTTGAAGAAGAGTATTTAAGAAAATTATACGGAAGTTTTGCGGAGTAA
- a CDS encoding alpha/beta fold hydrolase has product MTPSLLSHINSGKTVEIDDLRFFYLDEGKGDEIILLLPGFMTTSYNYRKLVDLLSTHYRVIALDFLGTGFSTRPDGPLSHRLQAHYLAPFLEKVVGDKKVHVVAFDYALPILCFTFKEHANQYKSLSILGGFMNLPKFRFYFPLHFLRLPLVGEVFSFLFRPPLLRLFYKLFLVKKTHHLSYEWEKTMYHLLFEGKARKNTLEFVRNVDRSTHALREIEEGAKNFVGLRQIYLGEEDFRISPNQTEYMKETLRTSSLVFLPAKHLPMEECPEVVFEKLHYFVDSFSHKKTKTFHFNKQNKD; this is encoded by the coding sequence ATGACACCCAGTTTGTTATCACATATCAATTCTGGAAAAACTGTAGAAATTGATGACTTACGTTTTTTCTATTTAGATGAAGGGAAGGGGGATGAAATTATTCTTCTTTTGCCTGGATTTATGACAACCTCATATAACTATCGTAAATTGGTAGATTTGTTATCTACACATTACAGAGTAATCGCTCTAGATTTTTTGGGAACTGGTTTCAGCACAAGACCAGATGGACCTCTCTCTCATAGGCTCCAAGCTCATTATTTGGCACCATTTTTAGAAAAGGTGGTGGGAGATAAAAAGGTTCATGTTGTGGCATTTGATTATGCACTTCCAATCTTATGTTTTACATTTAAAGAACATGCAAATCAATATAAATCCTTATCCATTTTAGGTGGATTTATGAATTTGCCAAAGTTTCGATTTTATTTTCCTCTTCATTTTCTTCGTTTACCGTTAGTTGGAGAAGTTTTTTCTTTTTTATTTCGGCCCCCGCTGCTTCGGCTATTTTATAAGTTATTTCTCGTGAAAAAAACTCATCATCTTTCTTATGAATGGGAAAAAACCATGTATCATTTGTTATTCGAGGGGAAGGCGAGAAAAAATACTTTAGAGTTTGTTCGAAATGTGGATCGTTCTACACATGCACTTCGTGAAATTGAAGAAGGTGCTAAAAATTTTGTAGGTCTACGTCAAATTTATTTAGGAGAAGAAGATTTTCGTATTTCTCCAAACCAAACCGAATACATGAAAGAAACACTTCGTACCAGTAGCCTAGTTTTCCTTCCCGCAAAACACCTTCCAATGGAAGAATGTCCGGAAGTGGTTTTTGAAAAACTCCACTACTTTGTAGATTCCTTCTCGCATAAAAAAACAAAAACCTTTCATTTTAACAAACAGAATAAGGATTAA
- a CDS encoding carboxyl transferase domain-containing protein → MERIISKTNPQTSDFVANRTAYLETLVPIRKVIDNVKLGGGKKALEKHKSRGKLTARERIAELIDAGTEFMEICGLAGEGVYPDPVPSAGIITGIGKVEGVDCMIVANDATVKGGTYYPLTVKKHVRAQEIAENNSLPCIYLVDSGGAFLPMQDEVFPDKDHFGRIFFNQARMSAKGISQIAVVMGSCTAGGAYIPAMSDESVIVKGNGTIFLGGPPLVKAATGEVVTGEELGGADVHCRVSGVTDHYAEDDFHALEITRSIVKNLNVKLESAPKETEEPLYPTEEIYGIIERDARKSYDPREIIARIVDGSRFHEFKKLYATTIVTGFAEVYGYPVGIIANHGVLFSESALKASHFIELCDQRRIPLLFLQNITGFMVGKKYENNGIARDGAKMVNAVSTTTVPKLTIVTGGSYGAGNYGMCGRAFSPEFLWMWPNARISVMGGEQAANVLWTVKKDQKEAAGESIQADEEVTFKKPILEDYEKKSSAVYSSARLWDDGIIDPADTRKVLGRALSVLSRRKEERKPFGVFRM, encoded by the coding sequence ATGGAAAGAATCATCTCTAAGACGAACCCACAAACCTCCGATTTTGTTGCAAATCGTACGGCTTATTTAGAAACATTAGTCCCCATTCGTAAGGTTATCGATAATGTAAAGTTAGGTGGCGGTAAAAAAGCCCTCGAAAAACATAAATCAAGAGGGAAACTGACTGCAAGAGAACGAATTGCCGAACTTATTGATGCGGGGACAGAGTTTATGGAGATTTGTGGTTTGGCAGGAGAAGGTGTGTATCCTGATCCCGTTCCTTCTGCAGGTATCATCACCGGAATTGGAAAGGTAGAAGGTGTTGATTGTATGATTGTTGCCAATGATGCGACAGTCAAAGGAGGAACCTATTATCCTCTTACAGTCAAAAAACATGTTCGTGCCCAAGAGATTGCTGAAAACAATTCCCTTCCTTGTATTTATTTGGTAGATTCTGGTGGGGCATTTTTACCCATGCAAGATGAAGTTTTTCCTGATAAAGACCACTTTGGACGTATTTTTTTCAACCAAGCACGCATGAGTGCCAAAGGAATTTCTCAGATAGCAGTGGTTATGGGGTCCTGCACTGCAGGTGGAGCTTACATTCCCGCTATGTCCGATGAGTCTGTGATTGTCAAAGGGAATGGAACCATTTTTCTAGGTGGACCTCCGCTTGTCAAAGCAGCCACCGGGGAAGTGGTCACAGGTGAAGAGTTAGGTGGTGCTGACGTACATTGTCGTGTATCTGGGGTGACAGACCATTATGCAGAAGATGATTTTCATGCTCTGGAAATCACACGTTCTATTGTTAAAAATCTTAATGTAAAATTAGAATCAGCCCCCAAAGAAACAGAAGAACCTCTGTATCCTACAGAAGAGATTTATGGAATCATCGAAAGAGATGCCCGAAAGTCATACGACCCCAGAGAAATCATTGCAAGGATTGTGGATGGTTCCAGGTTTCATGAATTTAAAAAACTATATGCCACAACCATCGTCACTGGGTTTGCTGAAGTGTATGGATACCCTGTAGGCATCATTGCCAACCATGGAGTTTTGTTTTCCGAGTCGGCCCTCAAGGCTTCTCATTTTATTGAGCTTTGTGACCAAAGAAGAATCCCATTATTATTCTTACAAAACATCACTGGGTTTATGGTGGGGAAAAAATACGAAAACAATGGGATTGCACGAGATGGTGCCAAAATGGTAAATGCAGTTTCTACGACTACAGTTCCTAAGCTAACAATAGTTACCGGTGGTTCATATGGTGCAGGGAATTACGGAATGTGCGGTCGTGCATTTTCTCCTGAATTTTTATGGATGTGGCCCAATGCTCGGATTTCTGTGATGGGGGGAGAACAAGCTGCCAATGTTCTTTGGACCGTGAAAAAAGACCAAAAGGAAGCAGCAGGAGAATCCATCCAAGCCGACGAAGAAGTGACTTTTAAAAAACCAATTTTAGAAGATTATGAAAAGAAGTCTTCTGCTGTGTATAGCTCGGCCCGCCTTTGGGATGATGGGATCATTGATCCTGCTGATACTCGGAAAGTTTTAGGAAGAGCCTTGTCTGTTCTCAGTCGAAGGAAAGAAGAAAGAAAACCATTTGGTGTCTTTCGAATGTAA